Proteins encoded by one window of Acetivibrio thermocellus ATCC 27405:
- a CDS encoding IS256-like element ISCth5 family transposase produces the protein MATNNRMALLEQLSKYVVEKDKDFLKEALTLLINALMDAEVTSIIGAEKYERNNNRNNYRNGYRLREWDTRVGTLQLSIPKLRHGSYFPSLLEPRKMSEKALLNVVQEAYVHGVSTRKVDELVEALGMKGIDKSEVSRISKQLDEFVEEFKNRRLEGEYPYLWLDATFPKVREGGRVCSMALVIAVGVNQQGEREILGFDVGMSEDGAFWEEFLRRLVARGLKGVRLVISDAHEGLKAAIKKILTGSAWQRCRVHFMRNVLSQVPKHYQGMVSSIIRTIFAQNDQESAREQLRHVVDELKNRFPKAMKILEEAEEEILAYMAFPREHWAQIHSTNPLERLNREIRRRTDVVCIFPNRKAVIRLVGAMLMEQNDEWKVGRRYFSLESMSKITSINEFTLTPVALLHK, from the coding sequence GTGGCTACTAATAATAGAATGGCACTTTTAGAACAACTTAGCAAGTATGTTGTTGAAAAAGATAAAGATTTTTTAAAAGAAGCATTAACATTACTCATTAATGCCCTAATGGATGCGGAAGTTACATCAATAATAGGTGCTGAAAAGTATGAAAGAAATAATAATAGAAACAACTATCGCAATGGATATCGTCTAAGAGAATGGGATACTCGAGTAGGAACATTACAGTTAAGCATTCCCAAGTTACGTCACGGAAGTTATTTTCCAAGTCTTTTAGAACCGAGGAAAATGTCAGAGAAAGCATTATTGAATGTAGTTCAGGAAGCCTATGTTCATGGAGTAAGTACCAGGAAGGTGGATGAACTTGTAGAAGCTCTTGGAATGAAAGGGATTGATAAAAGCGAAGTATCAAGAATCAGTAAGCAACTGGATGAATTTGTAGAAGAATTTAAAAACCGTAGACTGGAAGGAGAATATCCTTACCTTTGGCTTGATGCCACTTTCCCCAAGGTTCGGGAAGGAGGCAGGGTATGCAGTATGGCACTAGTTATAGCAGTAGGAGTTAATCAACAAGGTGAACGGGAAATATTAGGTTTTGATGTAGGGATGAGTGAAGACGGGGCTTTTTGGGAGGAGTTTTTAAGAAGGCTGGTAGCAAGGGGTCTAAAAGGTGTAAGGCTTGTAATCAGTGATGCACATGAAGGGCTGAAGGCTGCAATAAAGAAGATTTTAACGGGAAGTGCATGGCAAAGATGCCGTGTACATTTTATGAGAAACGTATTAAGCCAGGTACCAAAGCATTATCAGGGAATGGTATCATCGATAATACGGACAATATTTGCCCAGAATGATCAGGAATCTGCGAGGGAACAGTTAAGGCATGTAGTAGATGAGCTTAAAAATCGTTTTCCAAAAGCAATGAAAATTCTTGAAGAAGCAGAAGAAGAAATCCTGGCATATATGGCTTTTCCCCGTGAGCATTGGGCACAGATACACTCCACCAATCCTCTTGAGAGACTTAACCGGGAAATTCGCCGTCGAACGGATGTTGTTTGCATATTTCCAAATCGTAAGGCGGTAATCCGATTGGTAGGAGCAATGCTCATGGAACAAAATGATGAATGGAAAGTAGGGCGGCGCTATTTCAGTCTGGAATCAATGTCAAAGATTACATCGATAAATGAATTTACATTGACACCAGTAGCTTTATTACATAAATGA
- a CDS encoding TraB/GumN family protein, whose protein sequence is MKKTAMLKTIAAALIIVLSLQVFVFAEEQPQLLISPPAEQPAAWAVEAVQWSSIYGLASDEMFAKYSSKVTQEELHKVCVNLYEKLTGKTATPEEEKIFTDNSKLTTQKEATRLEMVTSVYNVLKAAQPEFDFSADVNLTFKDIGSLSEETLNIVKYSVAKGILHGRNKEILDLESQCTRQELLVFVKNAYEFAIYESGRYSKGAFWKVSDENNTVYLLGSIHIADATLYPLSKEILNAYEKSDVLVVEADISKQQEAANYMAQRAMYADENTLEKNVPEELYKKFVEFVTPYGIQEEVYSKLKPWYAALLVQNLQLMDNSYSGSLGVDMYFLSKAMGQKDILEIEGIKFQVDMFDSFSNELQCQFLASALGTGEGNENTEASVELVAYMLKCWKEGNTEELARIVKADVEAEGEFKEFNEKMWSSRDNNMVQKVREYLADPENKTYFVVVGAGHMVGSTGIVTQLEDEYKVEQIK, encoded by the coding sequence ATGAAAAAAACAGCAATGCTGAAAACAATCGCAGCGGCACTGATTATTGTACTTTCGCTGCAAGTATTTGTGTTTGCCGAAGAGCAGCCGCAACTTCTTATATCGCCTCCTGCTGAGCAGCCGGCCGCATGGGCTGTGGAAGCCGTACAATGGTCGTCAATATATGGCCTTGCATCCGATGAGATGTTTGCAAAATATTCATCCAAAGTAACTCAGGAAGAGCTGCATAAAGTTTGCGTAAACCTTTATGAAAAATTAACAGGTAAAACTGCTACACCGGAAGAAGAAAAGATTTTTACGGATAACAGCAAACTTACAACTCAAAAAGAAGCAACAAGGCTGGAAATGGTCACAAGCGTATACAACGTGTTAAAAGCAGCACAACCCGAGTTTGATTTCAGCGCCGATGTAAACCTCACTTTCAAAGATATTGGGTCATTGTCCGAAGAAACATTGAATATTGTAAAGTATTCCGTAGCAAAAGGGATATTGCACGGAAGAAATAAAGAAATCCTTGACCTTGAAAGCCAGTGTACAAGACAGGAACTATTAGTGTTTGTAAAAAATGCTTATGAATTTGCCATATATGAGTCGGGAAGATATTCAAAAGGCGCCTTCTGGAAAGTAAGTGACGAGAACAACACCGTTTATCTTTTAGGTTCAATACATATTGCGGACGCAACCCTGTACCCGTTGTCAAAAGAGATACTGAACGCCTATGAAAAATCCGATGTTTTAGTTGTCGAAGCGGATATTTCAAAACAGCAAGAAGCCGCGAATTATATGGCACAAAGGGCTATGTACGCAGATGAAAACACTCTTGAGAAGAATGTGCCTGAAGAGCTTTACAAAAAATTTGTGGAGTTTGTTACTCCTTATGGTATTCAGGAGGAAGTATACAGCAAGCTCAAGCCCTGGTATGCAGCATTGCTGGTTCAAAACCTGCAGCTTATGGACAACTCATACAGCGGAAGCTTGGGAGTGGATATGTATTTCCTTTCAAAGGCAATGGGCCAAAAAGACATATTGGAAATAGAAGGAATCAAGTTTCAGGTGGATATGTTTGACTCCTTCTCAAATGAGCTTCAATGTCAATTTTTAGCTTCAGCTTTAGGCACCGGTGAAGGAAATGAAAATACGGAAGCAAGTGTAGAGTTGGTTGCCTATATGTTAAAGTGCTGGAAAGAGGGCAATACAGAAGAACTTGCAAGGATAGTGAAAGCTGACGTTGAAGCTGAAGGAGAATTTAAAGAGTTTAATGAAAAGATGTGGTCGTCAAGAGACAATAACATGGTTCAAAAGGTAAGAGAATACCTTGCCGATCCGGAAAACAAAACTTATTTTGTAGTAGTCGGAGCGGGACATATGGTGGGAAGCACCGGAATTGTCACACAATTGGAAGATGAATACAAGGTGGAACAAATCAAATGA